One genomic window of Gemmatimonadota bacterium includes the following:
- a CDS encoding polysaccharide biosynthesis C-terminal domain-containing protein, whose amino-acid sequence MTAGVLPASVSPPNAFRPLLRLALPIIGVNVGMMLMGVVDTVMVGRLSPQALAAVALGNLYGMAVLMFGLGILLSLDPVLSQAHGAGEDETVALGVQRGVVLAILLSVPLAAVMWFAEPFLRMVRQPADVVPLAGTYCRVLIPGVLPFLLFTVGRQTMQVLHRVQPVLWTILIANLVNIGLNYWLIFGGAGVPPLGVAGSAAATAVSRVVMIVLLVFLARRELGPMLRPDTAASAAGGAVRDDAAHRRADRAAGRDRDGGVLHRRAADGDVRHGAGGRPSDCAESRVADLHGADGRRHGGVGVDRAGGGAG is encoded by the coding sequence GTGACCGCCGGCGTCCTGCCGGCGTCGGTGTCCCCTCCCAACGCATTTCGGCCCCTCCTCCGTCTCGCCCTCCCGATCATCGGCGTCAACGTCGGCATGATGCTGATGGGCGTCGTCGACACGGTCATGGTCGGCCGCCTCTCGCCGCAGGCCCTCGCCGCCGTGGCGCTCGGCAACCTGTATGGCATGGCGGTGCTGATGTTCGGCCTCGGCATCCTCCTCTCCCTCGACCCCGTGCTCTCGCAGGCGCACGGTGCCGGCGAGGACGAGACGGTCGCCCTCGGCGTGCAGCGTGGCGTCGTGCTGGCGATCCTGCTCTCCGTGCCGCTCGCCGCGGTGATGTGGTTCGCCGAGCCGTTCCTGCGGATGGTGCGCCAGCCGGCGGATGTCGTGCCGCTCGCGGGCACCTACTGCCGCGTGCTGATTCCCGGCGTCCTCCCCTTCCTGCTCTTCACGGTCGGGCGACAGACGATGCAGGTGTTGCACCGGGTGCAGCCGGTGCTCTGGACGATCCTCATCGCCAACCTCGTCAACATCGGCCTCAACTATTGGCTGATCTTCGGCGGCGCCGGCGTGCCGCCGCTCGGCGTGGCCGGCTCCGCAGCCGCCACGGCCGTGTCGCGCGTGGTGATGATCGTCCTGCTGGTTTTCCTCGCTCGGCGCGAGTTGGGGCCGATGCTTCGCCCGGATACGGCCGCGTCTGCTGCAGGCGGCGCCGTTCGCGACGATGCTGCGCATCGGCGTGCCGATCGCGCTGCAGGTCGAGATCGAGATGGCGGCGTTCTCCATCGTCGGGCTGCTGATGGGGATGTTCGGCACGGTGCAGGTGGCCGGCCATCAGATTGCGCTGAATCTCGCGTCGCTGACCTTCATGGTGCCGATGGGCGTCGGCATGGCGGCGTCGGTGTTGATCGGGCAGGCGGTGGGGCGGGGTGA
- a CDS encoding TM2 domain-containing protein: protein MTDDLFASPKSRLVAQLLAVFLGVFGAHRFYVGKVQTGILQACTLGGLGLWYLYDNILIAAGSFRDSEGNLVANWEPESDRLIPPGTAAAIFDELDALRAEVTELQDRVAFAERMIEPASRRDSTQA, encoded by the coding sequence ATGACCGACGATCTCTTCGCCTCGCCAAAATCCAGACTCGTCGCCCAGCTGCTCGCCGTCTTCCTCGGCGTCTTCGGTGCGCACCGGTTCTATGTCGGCAAGGTCCAGACCGGCATTCTCCAGGCGTGCACGCTCGGCGGCCTCGGGCTGTGGTACCTCTACGACAACATCCTCATCGCCGCCGGCTCCTTCCGTGACTCGGAGGGGAACCTCGTGGCGAACTGGGAGCCCGAGAGCGATCGCCTGATTCCGCCGGGGACGGCCGCCGCCATCTTCGATGAGCTCGACGCCCTCCGCGCCGAAGTCACCGAGCTGCAGGACCGCGTCGCGTTCGCCGAGCGGATGATCGAACCCGCCTCCCGCCGCGACTCGACCCAGGCGTGA
- a CDS encoding alkaline phosphatase family protein: MTSVVLAALVLCGPRLVAQGPRPNTPVLQSGPMVGASQMREVTLWAQTTRPALVQFVYWDSLAPTRRYTTESVRTAPATAHVAKVQADSVKPGRVYGYELRINGVGVPRPYRLRFATPTLWQYRTDPPTVRIAVASCFYVNEPEFDRPGAPYGGEYDILGAVTRSRPDLMLWMGDNAYLREGDFDTRTGVFHRYTHSRSLPELQPLLAATSHYATWDDHDFGPNDSDRSYGGRFLTRAAFELFWGNPPLGADGDGGVTSSFGWSDVDVFLTDNRWYRDAQDRVTGPKNYLGRPQIEWLLNGLKSSRATFKLVVIGGQTVNNSVTFENYATYEAERTFFLDRLAEERIPGVILLSGDKHWTELSRMNRAGSYPLYDLTVSPLTAGPSTGWKSEQNAYRVEGTMVNDRNFGLLEVTGPLKERC; this comes from the coding sequence GTGACCAGCGTTGTCCTGGCTGCCCTGGTGCTCTGTGGCCCCAGGCTCGTTGCCCAGGGTCCTCGCCCGAACACCCCGGTGTTGCAGTCCGGACCGATGGTCGGTGCCTCCCAGATGCGCGAGGTGACGCTGTGGGCGCAGACGACCCGGCCCGCCCTGGTCCAGTTTGTCTATTGGGACTCCCTCGCCCCGACCCGGCGCTATACCACCGAGTCGGTCCGGACCGCCCCTGCCACCGCCCATGTCGCCAAGGTCCAGGCCGATAGCGTGAAGCCTGGGCGTGTCTATGGCTACGAACTCCGGATCAATGGCGTTGGAGTTCCGCGCCCCTATCGGCTGCGCTTTGCCACCCCGACGCTCTGGCAGTACCGCACCGACCCGCCGACGGTCCGGATCGCGGTGGCGTCCTGCTTCTACGTGAACGAGCCGGAATTCGACCGCCCCGGCGCCCCGTACGGCGGCGAGTACGACATCCTCGGCGCCGTGACCCGCAGCCGCCCCGACCTGATGCTCTGGATGGGCGACAACGCCTATCTGCGCGAGGGCGACTTCGACACGCGCACCGGCGTCTTCCATCGCTACACCCACTCGCGCTCGCTGCCCGAGCTCCAGCCGCTGTTGGCCGCCACCAGTCACTACGCGACGTGGGACGACCACGACTTCGGGCCCAACGACAGCGACCGTTCCTACGGCGGCCGCTTCCTCACGCGCGCGGCGTTCGAACTCTTCTGGGGTAATCCACCGCTCGGTGCCGATGGCGATGGTGGCGTGACGTCCTCGTTCGGCTGGAGCGATGTCGACGTCTTCCTGACCGACAACCGCTGGTATCGCGACGCCCAGGATCGTGTCACCGGCCCGAAGAACTACCTCGGCCGGCCGCAGATCGAATGGCTCCTGAACGGACTCAAGTCATCGCGCGCCACCTTCAAGCTGGTGGTCATCGGTGGCCAGACGGTGAACAACTCGGTGACCTTCGAGAACTATGCGACCTACGAGGCGGAGCGCACCTTCTTCCTCGACCGCCTGGCGGAAGAGCGGATCCCCGGCGTCATCCTCCTCAGTGGCGACAAGCACTGGACCGAGCTGAGCCGGATGAACCGCGCGGGCAGCTACCCGCTCTACGACCTCACCGTGTCGCCGCTGACGGCTGGACCGTCCACCGGATGGAAGAGCGAACAGAACGCGTACCGCGTCGAGGGCACCATGGTGAACGACCGCAACTTCGGCCTCCTTGAAGTGACCGGGCCGCTCAAGGAGAGGTGCTGA
- the ypdA gene encoding YpdA family putative bacillithiol disulfide reductase, translating to MKPLPMEVEALIVGAGPIGLACAIAAKRRGVGALVIDAGAIADAIVRYPIGMTFFTTPERLEIGDHPLVTSGAKATREEALTYYRGVVRAEKLAVQPYTRLVHAERRDGRIECTLGTGAGPQTVRCERLVLATGYFDHANMLDVPGESLPHVSHWFDEPHRTAGLDVVIIGGKNSAVETALQCFRAGARVTLVYRREAFKPSLKYWLRPDLENRIAAGEIAAHMGAEVVAITPTDVRIRTADGEAVDLPADRVYALTGYHPDFALQRQLGIEFDEAGDRPLMNAETLESSVPGIYLAGSVGAGRFISEVFIENGRYDGEKIFGDVDSRHAAEQKYQASPRPVGE from the coding sequence GTGAAGCCACTCCCCATGGAGGTCGAGGCACTGATTGTCGGCGCCGGCCCGATCGGCCTGGCCTGTGCGATTGCGGCGAAGCGTCGAGGTGTCGGCGCGCTGGTGATCGACGCCGGTGCGATCGCCGATGCCATTGTGCGCTACCCGATCGGGATGACCTTCTTCACCACGCCCGAGCGGCTGGAGATTGGCGATCACCCTCTGGTGACGAGTGGCGCCAAGGCGACGCGCGAGGAGGCGCTGACGTACTACCGCGGCGTGGTGCGCGCCGAGAAGCTCGCGGTGCAGCCGTACACGCGCCTGGTACATGCCGAGCGGCGGGACGGGCGCATCGAGTGCACGCTGGGGACGGGGGCAGGCCCGCAGACCGTGCGATGTGAACGACTGGTGTTGGCCACCGGCTACTTCGATCACGCCAACATGCTCGATGTTCCGGGCGAGTCGTTGCCGCATGTGTCGCACTGGTTCGACGAGCCGCACAGGACGGCCGGCCTCGACGTCGTGATCATCGGTGGGAAGAACTCGGCGGTCGAGACGGCGCTGCAGTGCTTCCGTGCCGGCGCGCGGGTGACGTTGGTGTATCGGCGCGAGGCGTTCAAGCCGAGCCTGAAGTACTGGTTGCGGCCCGACCTCGAGAACCGGATTGCCGCGGGGGAGATCGCGGCGCATATGGGCGCCGAGGTCGTGGCGATCACGCCGACCGACGTGCGCATCCGCACGGCCGACGGAGAAGCGGTCGACCTGCCGGCGGACCGGGTCTACGCGCTCACCGGCTATCACCCGGACTTCGCCTTGCAGCGCCAGCTCGGCATCGAGTTCGACGAGGCAGGTGACCGGCCGCTGATGAACGCCGAGACGCTGGAGTCGAGCGTGCCGGGGATCTACCTGGCGGGGAGTGTTGGTGCGGGGCGGTTCATCTCGGAGGTCTTCATCGAGAATGGCCGCTACGACGGCGAGAAGATCTTCGGCGACGTGGACAGTCGGCACGCGGCGGAGCAGAAGTACCAGGCCTCGCCGCGGCCGGTGGGCGAGTAG